GTCGTCTAGTTAAGGTAGGAGGAGTCCTTTGCAATGTTCTATCAGGAAGCCCTTCTCCCTCTACTGGTTTGACATTGCTAGATGGCGAAGTCAAGTCGTGCCTAGGTTTCGCTTTGCAATGTTTTTCTTAATACAATACATTAAATACAATATGGATCTTGACGATGATGCAGGTATATTTGTACGGAGTTTACATCTTGAAAGAATGAATTTGGGAAAGAATTGTTATTTGTTAgtattaattgtaaaaaaacattcatttaatatgaaaaaaattctaatatttaacaaaagaaacatccaattatattttaacaaaaataattaaatatctataaaatttaaaaaaatataaaaaaggaaacattcaattatattttagcaaaaataattaaatatctataaaatttaaaaaaatatgaaattcttaaagaaatagagacatttacatttgcaatacaaaaaaattcgaaaaatatataaaagaacatctatttagtatgaaaaagaaacattctgataTTTAGCAGAAGAaatatccatatatattaactcgtaaaaattttggattcacCCAAAAGTATTTGGCTGGTTTTTTGCTATACCCTTTTGGTTCCCTAGCAttgctaaaaaataaattcagagACTACTATAGTATTCAGAGCTAAATGTGGAAGATCACTATGAGAAAATTGAaatttcaaatatcaaattgGATAATTGAGTGAATCTTGAGAACCACTATAAAATTTTACTTCAAGTTGGAGGataccataaaaaataaaaaaaacaataaaaaagataaattaaagtaTGAAATTAAAGCTAAAGTTATtgtagattttgaaaaaaaaataattacaaaacttGGTCTCTTTAAGTCTTAATGTTAGAAGTCCCCTTTCGCAATACGCATGAATAGGGATGGCAATGGGGCAGGGTGGGGGTGGAGAATGCCTCCCTACTCTCAGTTTTCTGCTCCCAGATTTGCTTTTCGTCTTTGTCCCAATTTTTATGGTGGGAAAATATTGTCCCATTTCCATTCTTCGGAGACTCTATTTTTTGAGAATTCCATTTCCTATctctttatattattaatttatataaaaattttaataaaaaataaaaaatttataaaatattattataatatacaaataaaatattgttCAAAATTACaagtttaatattataaaataaNNNNNNNNNNAATTTTACTCCATTTCTATTCTTGGAAAAAATTTTCCctctttaaattcttttttagaACAATTTTTACAGAGATCTTTATGTTTGGGAGAGTTTTGTCATTTCTACTATGAAGTTGAGTTAGGAGCCCTAGAAATGTATAGAATTCAATTTGAAGAACTTAAGACATTTCTTAAAAGAGGGATTATTTTGTAGAAATTCGGGGACTACACTACTCTAATTTACATCTTTTATCttcttatatttttgttttagtgactcttttgtcttttatatatatatatatatatatatatattggaacatgtaaatatatatatattggaacATGTGTTTAAGAAGAATGGTAGgagtcaataatttttttattttgtaactaTCAATTAGTCGTTGATAACATTTTTAGTAATgtgatattatatttaatagtgAGAAAtcactcatttttcttttaatggtTAGATACCggccataaaacataaaagttgtTGCTCTAGACTTTCTCTCTGCGTGTAATCCCAACTCCTGTCTCTATCCCTGCTGAAGGATGAATCcactttctattcttctttccACTGCCAAGAATTTGTCCTAGTTTTTACTTTGTATATCAGCATCACACAACGCTGCTAGTTCTCGACAATGAGTGGTGGATCAACtagcttctcttgttccttttcTTCCTTCAGCTATGGATGGACCTATGATGTTTTCATCAGTTTCAGGGGCACCGATACTCGCCATGGTTTCACCGGTCATCTCTACAGTGCACTCTCTCACAGGGGAATCCGCACCTTCATAGACGATCAGGACCTTCAAAGAGGGCACGAGATCACACCCTCTCTTCTCAAGGCAATCCAAGAATCCAGGATTGCTACCCTTGTCTTCTCTGCAAACTATGCATCTTCCTCTTTTTGCTTGGATGAACTTGCCACCATCATCAACTGTGTCAAGTCCAAGGGTAGGTTGGTTTTGCCGGTTTTCTATGGCGTGGATCCCAGTGATGTGAGGCATCAGAGAGGGGCTTATGGTGAAGCTCTCGCTACGCATGAGGAAAGGTTCAAGGATAATTTGGACATTGTGCATAATTGGAGGAATGCTCTTCATCAAGCTGCTAACTTGTCCGGTTGGCATTTCAAACAAGGGTATGTATTCTGTATTCTCCTCTCCTTTTTATTTGTCTAATTGTTAAATGGTAAATTCTATAGTTATCTATGATAAATTTATGTTCATTGTAATTAAACTATGTTAACACATTTaaatataaactttaaaaaagtatgacattaatttttaaaatttttcttttttcctagCGAAACTCATACCATATCTACTAGGCCTATTTAGTAAACTTAGTTGATTGAAAAGTCTTTACAATtatttcaatattaaaaatgaaCCAACATCTTAAAGTTCATGTTGAAATATACACCTTAGTTTCCAATCCTTTTATGCTTAACTTTTGTCTAACTTATCTTTTATagcaaattttaaatatttaatgattatttatttttatacttttaaaattaagtactcattttttatttttttaagttagacAAAGACTTTTAGACACCACAGCAATCACCTTGTTAAATTTAGAATTGTGATTACTGATTATTGAGTATGTTATGTGTCAACATGGTCATGATTTTGTATGACTTAACACAAGGGTGTCATGTTGATTGTTGAATAGGGATGGATATGAGTACAAGTTTATTGGAAAGATTGTGGAAGTCGTCTCAAGAAATATTAGACGAGGCGTTTTGCCGGTTGCTGATTACCCGGTTGGACTGGAGTCCAAGGTGGTGCAAGTAAATTCCCTTCTGGAGGTTGGATCTAATGATGGAGTCCGTATGATTGGGATCCATGGAATTGGTGGAATAGGTAAGACCACACTTGCTCTAGCTGTATATAACTGCATTGCGGATCATTTTGAAGGTTTGTGTTTTCTTCAAAGGGTGAGAGAAAGTTCAAGTAGACATGGATTGGTACATCTTCAGAATATCCTTCTTTCAGAATTATTAGGTGagaataaatttaaatcaaCCAGTGTTCAACAAGGAATTTCAATAATACAGCATAGGCTCCAGCAAAAGAAGATACTTCTGATTTTGGATGATGTCGACAGACAGGAGCAATTGCAAGCTCTTGCTGGAAATCCTGACTGGTTTGGTCCTGGAAGTAGAGTCATCATTACGACGCGGGACACACATTTGCTCACATGTCATGGGGTTGAAAGATCATATGAGTTGGAAGGTTTAAATTATGCAGATGCTGTTGAATTGCTTAGTTGGAAGGCTTTTAAAACCATTGATGTCAGTCCAAGTTATGTGGATGTTTTGAATCATGCAGTGACTTATgctcatggacttccattggctTTAGAAGTAATAGGTTCCAACATGTTTGGAAAAAGTATCGGAGAATGGAAATCTGcaataaatcaatatgaaagaattcctaataagaacatcCATGAGATACTTAAAGTAAGTTTTGATGCtttggaggaagaagagaagagtgttTTTCTTGACATTGCTTGTTGCTTTAGAGGATATACATTAGCAGAAGTTGAAGATATACTTCATGCTCATCATGGTGCCTGTATGAAATATCATATTGGTGTTTTGGTTGAAAAATCTCTCATAAAGATTCAAGAGCTTGGTGAGATCACATTACATGACCTGATAGAGCACATGGGTAAAGAACTTGTCCGACAGGAGTCACCAAAAGTGCTTGGGAAACGTAGCAGGTTATGGTGGCATGAAGATATAGTTCAAGTTTTGGAAAACAATCAAGTGAGTAAGATTGATGTGGATGgttgtttttcattgtttccAATCTTTTATCACTAGTACTAATTCATAGTTGTTTCTTTAATCCGTGGTTTTTTGTGTTGAAAGGGAACTAGCGAAATAGAAATCATTCATCTGAATTTTCCCTCAACcgaggatgaagaagaagaaaaagtagaaTGGGATGGGAAGGCATTCAAGAAGATGAAAAATCTCAAAACACTCATTATAAAAAATGGTTATTTTTCTGAAGGTCCCAGACATTTTCCAAATAGTTTAAGAGTTCTGGAATGGTGGAGATATCCTTCTGAATGCTTACCATCTAATTTTCATCCAAAGAAACTTTCCATATTCAAGTTACCGAATAGTTGCTTCTTATCGCTCTATTTGGCTAGCTTATTGAAGGCAACGGTAACAAACTCATTTCTCTGATTTTGTATGTTGATCAATTCACTTGAGATTATTCATTTGGTTCTTGTTTCTtgatttttctattctttttcttGTGCAGAAGTTTGCAACCCTAAAAGTTTTGAATTTCGAcaacaataaatatttaacaCAGCTACCTGATATATCTGGTCTTCCAAATCTACAAAAGTTGTCATTTGAGCATTGTGAGAATTTAATTTCAGTCCACAATTCAGTTGGTTTCCTGAAACAACTTAAAAGTTTGAGTGCTTATTGTTGCGGTAAGCTTACAAGTTTTCCGTGCATCAACTTGCCTTCTCTTGAAGAACTCAGACTTTCAGGATGCTCAAGTCTTGAGAATTTTCCTGAAATActagaaaaaatggaaaagataacAGGACTTCATTTGGAGCACACTGGAATAAAAGCTTTGCCACTTTCGTTTCATAAGTTTTCTCGGCTGCAGCGGTTGACTTTGagtgaaaataaatattgtaaGATACCAAGTGCCATTGTCATGATGCCTGAACTGGTTATGTTGACTTTCACACCACTTGAGAACGACCGGCTATCGATAGAGGGTGAAGAAACAGTGAGCTCAATGGTGTCTTCAAATGTAGAATATCTAAGTATCTCACGCTGCAATCTGTCGGATGATTTTTTCCCTCTAGGTCTTGCATGGTTTGCTAATGTGAAAGAACTAGACCTACGAGGCAATGATTTCACATTTCTTCCTGAATGCATCAAAGAATGTCACTTTCTGAGGAAGCTTAGTGTGGACTATTGCCCAAATCTTAAGGAAATTAGAGGGATTCCACCAAATTTGGAACATTTCTCAGCAATAGGCTGCAAATCCTGGACTCCCTCATGCACGAGCATGTTAACGAATCAGGTTGCCTTTCGTTTCTTATTTGGTGAAAACTCACGCGCAACTGCTATCATGTGAAGCTGATGGCTGAGAAtagttagataatttgacatgtttgactaaattgtcatcatataataattttcaactatcaacttcacatgaaagcAACTGTATGTAGGTTTTTaccttcttattttattttagattttagctGGGATCATTGATATTCACGTTGTGCCTGACTATATTTATGCTTCTAAATTTGTGAATTATGACTAATAGGAACTGCATGAAGCCGGAAACACAAGGTTTGCTTTGCCCGGGTCAAGAATTCCAGCATGGTTTGAGCACCACAGCAAGGGAGCATCAATTTCTTTCTGGTTTCGCAACAAGTTCCCTGCCATAGCTCTCTTTCTTGCAATTGGCCTGACGGATAAGGACACAGTTTTCGTAAGCCCCGACGTGACCATCAATGGCAAGAAAGGTTTTCCTGAATTCTGGACTGAAATGGAACAGATATTTCTCTTTGATCTACAGATGATACAATGTGATTTGGGTGAGACACTTTCAGAAAACGAATGGAATCATGCAGAGATTTCGTGCACCGCTAGtgatcattttctttttataggAGAAAAGTTCCCAGTCGAGCCGTTTGCAAAAGAAATCGGAATCCATGTATTCAGGCAAAAAAGTACTATGGAGGATATTCGATTCACCGATCcttataaaagaagaaaattagaTGAAGGTCTCTGTATATAGTTCAGATACCATTCAAATATTATCAACTAAGATTAACTTACATTCACTtcccttttaaaaaatttcacacCTATATTCAGTTATGTACTATGTAATatattataaacaaaaatatttaactgTTTTTTATTACAAACCCAAATAATAACTACTGAACCATTAATTATTCACTAAGATAACATTAATTCTTGTTTTGTGCCGAAGGATTCTATGTTGAAGACGACTGAGATGAAAACAGTAAACATTTTTATCttgtaaatatattaattaaaggCAAATGCCATTTTTACCCTCAGAAAAAGAAATGTttgtaaaacaagaaaatgtatGTAGGGTTTAAGCATCCTTGCAGAGTGAGTGAGGACTCTTTAAGTCTTAACTGAAACCAACACACACTGAGACAGACTCCATTCTAATGGCTTATGGCCCTTTCTCTGTTTTACTAACCAGACGCctcttaaaccctaaaccctcttctttttcactctCTCATCTTCTCACTTTCACAAAATCATTTTCAACCTCCCAAGatcctaaccctaaaccctctACTCTCTCCGCTCGCCTCAGCTTCGTCTTCGACCAAATCGACGCCATCGAAAAAGAGCGTTCCGAAAAGAACCAAGCGCTGCAACGCATTCGAGCCTGGCGCCAATCCAAGAACCCTCAATCCCCTCTAAACGACGCCGTTCCTCCCAGCTCAGAATCAGCTAAGGATGACAAGCCTAATTCCGCGGATGCAGCTGCGGCTGAGCCGGCGGTGGCGGCGACGAATCTGGAGGAGGTGAAGAAGGAGGTAGAATTGGTGCACCCTTGGCCCGAATGGATCCAATTGATGGAGACGTTGGTCCACCAGAACTACTTCGATCACAGGAGGAAGGACGAGGATAAAATGGTCCAAGATGTAGGGTTCGATGCCCCGGGCGATGTTGCTGACGATTCGGATATTGATTTCACCAAGGATTTCAAAAGCGTTCATGACGCTTGCCTCAATTTTGGGAAAGACCGGTTCGACATCTTGAGgtttgtttgtgcttgtctGTGAAGTTGGCTTTTTGGGAAATTAAATTGACTTTGAAGTGACAATTTTCAAGAATGTTGGGTGTTGTTTAGCACAATTTATATGTAGTAGTTAATAGTGCTCTGTTTTGTTAAATAATATACTAGTACTGGGGTGTTGTTGGTTCTGAATCACAATTGCTGAAACAAGTGATTGATTTCAGGTCCTTGTCAAGGCAAGATATTCAggttttggttggttttggttgCCCCAATGTGGACAAGAAGGTGGTTTTCTCTGCAAAACTTCTAAGGAAGCATGCTCACCTTGATGAAGGAGATGTGAGTATGATTATTCTAATTTGTTGCCATCTAAATGGATACAAATTGTATATATTCATGATTTATGATTATGATAAATTCATTCATATCAGGTCTGTAGTTCCTGCAGTTTGAGAAACAACTGTGATAGAGCATATCTGCTAACAAACAAAGAGGATGATGCACGGACTCTTGATGTCATGCGGATCCTACTGTCTTTCGGTTTTGATCCTGTAAATGGACCAGTCACAAATAAGTCACTTCTAAAGCAGAAGTCTGTCAAAACTGTGGTTCGGAAATTGCTTCATGAGGTTGTTAAGTTGAGCTCTGTTCCTATTGATCCAAATCTCCCTCCTCCAATAATTAGAAAGCCTCCTCCAAAAGTGAAAcaacctcctcctcctccaaaGAAACGCGTTGGAAGGGATGACGTTGAGATGAAAAAGGGGGATTGGCTATGTCCTAAGTAAGTTATCTTAATCTTTGTAATTTTCTTGCAATAGTGAACACTTAGTTTACCACCTCAGTGCAAGAAGTTTCAAGGTAATTGTCCGTTTGAAATATTCTTATGTTTTCCTTATGCTTGGTATACTCCCCAACTCCCTGTGAACCATATGAACTCCATTTTTTGGGCATAGTAGATTTGTAGTATCTGCAGACAGAATTCTTAAAGCTGATCGGTTATATAGTTTACTTCTGCTTCTCGTTTTGATAATTGAAGATATATAATCTATCAGAGTTTGACTAGGAATCAATTGGATGTGATTATGTGGAATAACATGAAGCATacaaaggttttttttttctgttgtaAATGTTGACTGAAGTTTTTGGACGCTTCTCAGGTGCGATTTCATGAATTTTGCAAAGAATACTATATGCTTACAGTGTGATGCCAAGCGGCCAAAGAGACAGTTATTACCAGGAGAATGGGAATGTCCTCAGTAAGTttgagcctctctctctctctctctcacacacacacacacacacacacacacacaaaagaGGCGACCATATTGATGGTGTTGGAAAGATTGACTGCATAGAAATCCAGCAGATTGCATCTGTTTTGACATTTTATTTATAGCTTGTGTAatttttcttaacaaaaatCATGCGAGGCCTATATGTCCTATGTAGCATATATTGTTAAAATAGAGTTTGGCTTTTCTTTCCTCTGGCAGGTGCAACTTCTTAAATTACAGAAGAAACGTGGTATGTTTTCATTGTGAGTGCAAACGGCCACATGATGAATTTATGGAGAGTCAAATGCAAGATACCAAGCTCAGTTCCAAGCCAAGGTTCAATAACAATAAGGTCAGCCGGCCAGAGGTTTCCAATGCctggaattttgattttgatgacAACGAATCAGATGGTGCAGATGTTGCTGCTTTTGAGTATGCAGATGCTAAAGCTATAGATGAAGATTTTCCTTCAGATAATCTTGCTCGACAAGGAAATTATAGAGGGTGGGAAGGTGATTTCGGAAAAAACAACAGAGTGCAAGGGTCTCAGGATGAAGAATATGCTAATCCTGGTGCTCTTAAACCCGGAGTAGGGTTTGATGATTTTGAGGATGAAGATGACGATGATATAGATAGCTATGAGCTAGAATCCAAAACTCATAGTAGTAGTACAAGAGTGCAACCATCTAAAAATCACTTTTCTGAAGTCGAAGGCTCATCGGATTTAGATGATGTTGAAGACACATATGATAAGAAGCATGCACGTAACAGAACAGGTTCCAGAAAAAATATGAGATCGAGAGATCCATTCTCTGGTTCCGAGGATGATGAGCTTGATTTGGATACAGAACAACGGGCCATTCATTCCAATTTTAAATCTAGCCATTCTTATAGTGCCAACCAGAAAAGAAAGGGCAGAGGTCCAACTAAGAAATTAAGCTTTGGTTCTGATTCTGATGATGATGTTGGTGCTGGTGGTTTATtctctgatgatgatgatgacttagATGATGTgtattcatcaagaaaaaataaagggaATAAACATGATTCATCCAGACCAAATAAAGGAACTAGGCCTGATTCTGGGAAAAGGAGCTTTACTGAATACAGGAAGTCTGGATCTACTGGCGGTCGCAGTCAAAATAAGTTCCGGGATGATTATGGTGGGTCGTCCCAACATTCTTATAGGAATGGTAGAGGCTCACAGGGAAATGACCGTagttggaaaaaatttgaagattTTGATAAATCTACTTCCTACGGAAATGGTAGAGGGAAGTCGTTTGGTAATGGTAGAGGGTCTCGAGGTAGTGACCGAAATTCACGGAGGTTTGAAGACAGGGGGCGTAGCGCAGGACAGTTCAATAAATATGGTATGGATGAGAAGGATTTTGGCGAATTTAAAAATAGTAGGCGTGTGATTGAAAGATAGCACCGGTAGCTTCAGGAACAAAATTTTTGGACTGGGTTTATTGTTGCACATAACTGCTGCCGACCACAAGGGTTAATCTTTGTAAAAGCATGAATAAATTCATGAGATCATTTCATGTTAAAATTTCATGGAAACTATCGGAAACCACAACTTTGGGAAAACAACTCCATTCAACGTATCTTGACCTACTCATTGAACATTGTTTAGTTTGTGAGTTGCCTATAGAAGTGTTTCAATGGCAGCCAAATTATCTCTGCGTGACTCTGAATTGCTGTTTGTCAGCCAAGTTAATCTGCTATGCACCTCAATTCCACCGCACCCTTGTTACGGCAGCCTGAAATTTTCTTTCATGTCGTGCTACAGCTACCTCCATACATCTTTGGGAGCTTTGTATTTTGGCCGGGACATCCTTGGAAGTTTTAAATGTTATACCCTTCATGTAATAAAATCATGTTACTTCACTGGTTCGAGTATAGCgtgacaaaattttaaaaacttaagtatattttaatataattttcacagcattctttctttcttggtaGGATTTAGATTTTGGGCCGATGGACTAGTTCTAAGAGAGGGGAACCAATAGCCTCTCCAAAAGTCATTACAAAACTTGCCTAATGTTTTGTTTcaagaaattatattaaaacagtactttattcttttgtttatcttttgtttttcaattttaaaattacctTTCTATAATGTAATGCTGGATTTgttttacataagtattttaaatattttagagtaAATTACTAATTATGCCCTTGAATTTGTAAAACGCTGACAATAATAACTCTAATATTTGTTAATGACAATTATATtctcgaaaattttaaaaacgcAACAAATCTGCCCAACCATAAAGAGAGTCCTTCTCCGTTAAACGGAGTTAGGTGATGTGGCAGATAGAATTTCAACTGGCATCGTTAAGGCTTTCAGTCCCGTTTTTCCTTTATATGGAAATGAGAGAGAACATTTTTTCCAATTCACCAGAAAGATAAACCCTAACTACTGTCATGCATGGTGGAAGCAAAGGCATGTCCAATAACAATCGAAGGACAGAGTCAGTGGAAAATAGTAGCTCTGAAGCGCTCGAAGAACACGGAAGCAAGCCCTATGACAGGACATGCTTCTGCCGTCTTCAAGTGGTGGCGTTGAAGTCGAAGACGAGGAGAAATTCAGGGAGATGGTTTCTCAGGTGTCCTCTATGGAAGGTATGTATGAATTGTCTAGTGAATCTGTCCCCCTTCCCTATTGAGAATTGAGCTTGATGAATGGCTTCTGTGCTGGGCAGACGAAGAACAGTGGGTGCCGTTATTTTCAATGGATGGATGAAACCAACGAGAAATCTGTTGGgctggaggaatcatccaagaATGGAACACTAGTATGCAATGAATGTGGAGTCTTGAAAGGGAGATTTACCAGTGCTGAGATTGAGACCATACACAAAGATGGaaagattttatatttttctttttgcaatatttacaacttgttttgccACAACTTCTCTTAAGTTTGTAATGGCTACCACTCTGTCTCTCTAATTCATGTCGAGCTCTCTTTTTTGTAGGCTTTCCTGTTGGCCTCTTATAAGGTGGAAGGAGACATGGCAGTCCCTCTGTATCAGCCCAGTACTCCTTCAAAAATGCTCCATCAAGACATAGAAAAGGTCTGCATTTTCTTCCCCGGCCATCAGCTTCTTCAGGATGAGATTGTCCCTCTTCACCTTCAACGTGTGTCTCATGGTTGTCTCCTAAATTGGGTTCATCATTTTACTTGGAATTGGGCAATTAGGATTTCATGAATTAGGGATAACGAAGAAACGGGACTGAAGGCCTTAACAGATGCCACGTTGGAATTCCATCTGCCACATTACCAAGCTCCGTTTAACAGAGAAGGGCTCTCTTTACGGTTGGACAGATTTGTTacgttttttaaatttttgagggTATAATTGTCGTTAACAAAAATTAGGGTTATTATTGTCAGCGTTCTACAAATTCGGGGGCATAATTGGTAATTtactcaatattttatttacaaaaataggTAAGTTGAATACAATTTACCTAT
This portion of the Arachis duranensis cultivar V14167 chromosome 6, aradu.V14167.gnm2.J7QH, whole genome shotgun sequence genome encodes:
- the LOC107492124 gene encoding uncharacterized protein LOC107492124, which produces MAYGPFSVLLTRRLLNPKPSSFSLSHLLTFTKSFSTSQDPNPKPSTLSARLSFVFDQIDAIEKERSEKNQALQRIRAWRQSKNPQSPLNDAVPPSSESAKDDKPNSADAAAAEPAVAATNLEEVKKEVELVHPWPEWIQLMETLVHQNYFDHRRKDEDKMVQDVGFDAPGDVADDSDIDFTKDFKSVHDACLNFGKDRFDILRSLSRQDIQVLVGFGCPNVDKKVVFSAKLLRKHAHLDEGDVCSSCSLRNNCDRAYLLTNKEDDARTLDVMRILLSFGFDPVNGPVTNKSLLKQKSVKTVVRKLLHEVVKLSSVPIDPNLPPPIIRKPPPKVKQPPPPPKKRVGRDDVEMKKGDWLCPKCDFMNFAKNTICLQCDAKRPKRQLLPGEWECPQCNFLNYRRNVVCFHCECKRPHDEFMESQMQDTKLSSKPRFNNNKVSRPEVSNAWNFDFDDNESDGADVAAFEYADAKAIDEDFPSDNLARQGNYRGWEGDFGKNNRVQGSQDEEYANPGALKPGVGFDDFEDEDDDDIDSYELESKTHSSSTRVQPSKNHFSEVEGSSDLDDVEDTYDKKHARNRTGSRKNMRSRDPFSGSEDDELDLDTEQRAIHSNFKSSHSYSANQKRKGRGPTKKLSFGSDSDDDVGAGGLFSDDDDDLDDVYSSRKNKGNKHDSSRPNKGTRPDSGKRSFTEYRKSGSTGGRSQNKFRDDYGGSSQHSYRNGRGSQGNDRSWKKFEDFDKSTSYGNGRGKSFGNGRGSRGSDRNSRRFEDRGRSAGQFNKYGMDEKDFGEFKNSRRVIER
- the LOC107492123 gene encoding TMV resistance protein N-like, which codes for MSGGSTSFSCSFSSFSYGWTYDVFISFRGTDTRHGFTGHLYSALSHRGIRTFIDDQDLQRGHEITPSLLKAIQESRIATLVFSANYASSSFCLDELATIINCVKSKGRLVLPVFYGVDPSDVRHQRGAYGEALATHEERFKDNLDIVHNWRNALHQAANLSGWHFKQGDGYEYKFIGKIVEVVSRNIRRGVLPVADYPVGLESKVVQVNSLLEVGSNDGVRMIGIHGIGGIGKTTLALAVYNCIADHFEGLCFLQRVRESSSRHGLVHLQNILLSELLGENKFKSTSVQQGISIIQHRLQQKKILLILDDVDRQEQLQALAGNPDWFGPGSRVIITTRDTHLLTCHGVERSYELEGLNYADAVELLSWKAFKTIDVSPSYVDVLNHAVTYAHGLPLALEVIGSNMFGKSIGEWKSAINQYERIPNKNIHEILKVSFDALEEEEKSVFLDIACCFRGYTLAEVEDILHAHHGACMKYHIGVLVEKSLIKIQELGEITLHDLIEHMGKELVRQESPKVLGKRSRLWWHEDIVQVLENNQGTSEIEIIHLNFPSTEDEEEEKVEWDGKAFKKMKNLKTLIIKNGYFSEGPRHFPNSLRVLEWWRYPSECLPSNFHPKKLSIFKLPNSCFLSLYLASLLKATKFATLKVLNFDNNKYLTQLPDISGLPNLQKLSFEHCENLISVHNSVGFLKQLKSLSAYCCGKLTSFPCINLPSLEELRLSGCSSLENFPEILEKMEKITGLHLEHTGIKALPLSFHKFSRLQRLTLSENKYCKIPSAIVMMPELVMLTFTPLENDRLSIEGEETVSSMVSSNVEYLSISRCNLSDDFFPLGLAWFANVKELDLRGNDFTFLPECIKECHFLRKLSVDYCPNLKEIRGIPPNLEHFSAIGCKSWTPSCTSMLTNQELHEAGNTRFALPGSRIPAWFEHHSKGASISFWFRNKFPAIALFLAIGLTDKDTVFVSPDVTINGKKGFPEFWTEMEQIFLFDLQMIQCDLGETLSENEWNHAEISCTASDHFLFIGEKFPVEPFAKEIGIHVFRQKSTMEDIRFTDPYKRRKLDEGLCI